A window of bacterium genomic DNA:
ATCTGACGCGTTTCGGCTGGCAAACAGGGGCGTGAACGGTGTATTATCGGCGGACGAGGGTTTCGTATTGACACTCAGGGCCCAACGCCTGTAATTATAATCGATTGGACGATCAGCTAAGCAGGACAGGAGTCGACCCATGTCCCGGACCTACTTCGTGATCTTCTGGTGCCTCGTCGTGGCGGGCGCATCAGCGGCCCTGGCTCAGAAACCCGCCGAGACGAACGAGAAGACATACAACCTGCTGCATACCACGCTCGAGGAGCAACAGGCGGTCAGAGCCGAGGAGGAGAATGTCCCCACCTACGTGCCGGTCATCCCGGAACGCAACATGGAGCTCACCCTCACGCTCGGCTTCTGGCAGATCAACCAGGAAATCCTCGCTGCGGACGGCATCATCTACAAGTACACGGACAAGACCACGTACTTCGGCGACGTCAGTCTGAGCGGTCAAGCCGCCTTCCACCCCCAGTTGCGCCTGAACTACAATCTCCTGCCCTGGTTCTCCCTGGAACCCGTGGTGGGCTTCTCGGTCTCGGAATACCGGGCCAGGATCGCCAATGCCCTGTCCCTGTCGAACCAGGCCTTCGGCGAGGAAGAGAACCTGCCCATGCCCGTGGACGAGATCGGCGAATTCGACGCCGAGAACCGCTCCTGCATCACGCTCAGCACGGGCATGAACGCGGTCTTCTATCCACGCGACTACGGCAACTTCGGCAAGGGCCGCTGGCATCCCTACCTGCAGGGGGGCGCCCACCACACCTGGATGACCCTCAACTCCGACTACACGGACGCGCCCGCCAAGATGTGGGACCTCTCGGGCGGCGTCGGCATGCGGATCATCGCCGACGACCTGATCAGCGTGCGGATGGAGGTCATGTACCACCACATGACCGTGGACTTCGAGCCCGGCAGAGCCTTCGCCGTACGGGACGAGGGCAACACGCGCATCCCCGTCACCCGGTGGGTCGAAGGCGAAGGCCAGGTGAGCGTCGCCGATTACGACGCCCATACCCTGGACACCTTCAGCTGGGCCGTCGGATTCACCGCGGATTTCTAGCAGGCTCCCGCACCGGAGCGGCGGCCCAGGCGGCCGCCCCTTTTTCTTGTCGCCCCGACTCACCTGCGCGACAACGTCGGCAGGGCCTCTCTCCTGAATGACAGGGCTTCCGCCACATCCGACCTCCTGACGCGATGGCGCCCGGCCAGGGCCGCCACGGTATGCGCCACGCGGGCTGTACGTATCAGGGACCGGATTGACAGGCCCAGCGACCGTTTCGCCCGATCGAGATAATCCGCGCTGTCGCGGTCCAGCCAGCGCCGGCATTCCGACAGCTCCGGCGAGCGCCTGGAGCCGCCCGCGGCCCCCGAGATGCGGTTCAGCCGCGCGTACGCCGTCGTCACCTGCGACCGGGCCTCCTCCCAGAGGGCGCTCACAGCCCGCGGCTCCACCACACCGTCATGCAACGTCCAGTCGGCCGCCTCCTCCATCTCGACGAAGAGGTCGATGCGATCCAGCAGGGGGCCCGACAGCCGATTCCCGTAACGCGCCCGCGCGCTGGCCGTGCAGCAGCAGGCGCGGCGACTGCTCCCGAAGGAACCGCACCGGCAGGGATTCATGGCCCCCAGGAACTGGAAGTTTGCGGGCCAGAACCGCGCGCCCGGTCCGCGGGACACCGCCACGCGCCCTTCCTCCAGCGGCTCGCGCAGGGCATCCAGGACGGCCGGGGCGAACTCGGCCAGCTCGTCCAGGAAGAGGGCGCCATGATGTGCGAGCGTGACTTCGCCCGCCCGCAGGCCTGCCCCACCGCCGATCAGGCCGGCCCGCGTCACCGTGTGGTGGGGCGCCCGGAAGGGCCTCTCCCCGCAAAGATGCGCCCTGCGCGCCAGGCCCGCGGCTCCCTGGATGCGTGTGACCTCCACGGCCTCTTCGCAGGAGCAGGCGGGCGTCAGGGCGCCGATCGTCCGGCACAGACGCGTCTTGCCGGTTCCGGGGGGACCCACCAGCAGGGTGTCGTGCCTTCCGGCCGCGGCCAGGACGGCCAGGCGCCGCGCCGCCGGGGCGGACAGGGCGAAGAAGCTCACGGCTTCCCGGGGAGCCTCCGGCGCCCGTCTGGGTTCGTCGGCGTCCTCGCACTCGCGCAACCCCGCGCCGGTGCGATGCCAGGCGACGACGTCGGCGAGGTGGTCGGCCCCCAGCACGGTGATGCCGGGCACCAGACGCGCCTGCCAGGCCTGGACTCCCGGCACGACGAAAACGCTGGCGCCGCGCCCGGCGGCGGCGGTCACGATCGACAGCAAGCCGCGCACGGGACGCAGCTCGCCGTTCAGGGACAGCTCACCCAGCAGCACGGCATCGCGACGGACCGGCGGCGGCGGATCGTCCCGGGAGCAGGCGCTGATGCCGACGGCGATGGCCACGTCCACCGCCGCACCCTGTTTCTGGACGTCAGCCGGGGCCAGGTTCACGGTCACGCGGCCCGACGGCCAGGACAAGCCGCTGTTGCGCATGGCCGACAGGACCCGCTCGCGGCTCTCGCGCAACGTGGTTCCCGGCAAACCCACGATCTGGAACGTGGGCAGCCCGCGGCGCACGTCGACCTCCACCGTCACGTCGTAGCCGTCGATCCCGTAGACGGCGCCGCTATGTACGCGCTGGACCATCCCGTCCTCCCCGCTGCGGGTTGCAAGCGCCCCGCCGCTGCCGGATCCATGCCACGCGCGTCGACAGACGGACGGACGGACGCAGACGCGCGCCTGGCCTCCCTGCAACGGACACCGTGATCCGGAGGTTGGCTCGGGTGCGTCAACGCGTGGCGACGGCGGCCGGACTGCGGGAAGTCCGCCAGTGACGCGCGCCGCTGCCGGGGACGGCTGCCGGGGGGATCGTCATGGCCCGAAAAGAGGGAACCCCCCTGCCGGGGGGTTCCCTCGTCCATGCTAGGTATCGCGAATCAACGGAAGAGGGTCTTGACCTCTCCCCAGGTGGCGTCCTCGTTGGCCGTCGGGTCGTACGGGAAGATGATCTTGATGCCGAACACGTGGTCGTAGCCGTCGGGGACCGTGATGAACGGCCACCAGGGCTCCGAGATGCCGGTGCCGGCGAAGACCCAGTCGTTCAGCTCGTAATCCATGCTGACCAGCAGCGGGTAAGCCGCGCCGGCGACCATGTCGCAGGCGCCGATGCCAGCGCCGGAATACACGGAGAGGCCGAACGGATCGTCCAGCAGCATCTCCCAGCCATCGTCAACGGTCGCTTCGAGCAGCATCGTGCCATCGACGAAGGTGCCGGGCGCGGCGTAGTTGCCGGCCGTGCCCGTGGCGATGGGGTCCTCGAAGATGTGGATCACACCGCCGTTGAAGGTATATGTCTTCGTGCCATCGCCGATGTCGAGTACGTAAGTGGCGACGGTCATGCCGGTGACATGTACCGTGTACTGGAAGTTCACGAAGTCCATGGGAATCGGCGTCGGCACGCTCACCGGCGGGTTGGCGATTCCATAGACGGTCAGAGCGGCTCCCACCATGTCCGGCGCGGGGTCGTACATGGCAAAGCCCTCGAAGGTGAATTCGACCTGTCCCACAGCGGGGACGGCCACCATCAGCGCGAGTGCTATCATCACCAGTCGCTTCATTTTGCCCTCCTTCCGCTTGTTATCGGTACAGGTTCTTGAGACTGCTCCAGGTCATGTCCTCGTTGGGGATGGTGCCATCGTAGTAGATGTGCCCGTCCGCCTCGAGGTCATACCCATCCGGAACCGTGGGATCGACGTCCTGACCGATGAGACCGGCTATGGTCACGGCGTTGGGGTCCTGAAGTTCCTGGCCGAGTTCGCTGAAATGTGTACCGAGTTCGAATACGAGCATCCCCTGGAAGTTGCCCGAAGAGTTCGTGGTGTTGTAGGTCACCGCGAAGTTGGAGAATGAGCCATGCAGATAGACCTCACCGTCGCTGAAGGTCGCGATGACCATAGGATCGGGTGGGTCCACGCCGTAGAAGGGCATGGTGTAGCCCGCGTCGGCATAGGCCTGAGCGACGATGTCGATGGTACCGCCCGCGTAGAACATACGGTACACCCCGCCTCCCAGATCCTGCTGGCCGAGCGAGGTCAGGCCGCTGAGTACGAAGGTGTACTCGTAATCGACCAGGCTCCAGGTCAGAGGTGCGCTGATGTTGTCGGCGTAGCCGACACCGGCCAAGACATCGCCGGCGTTACTCGGCGGGAATCCCTGCACGCCGGGCGTATTGTCCGACTCGTAGAGATAGCCGATGATGTCCATCACATCAGACTGCGCGTGTGCGACACCGGCGCCGCAAAAAACGGCGAGCAGAACCAGCATCCACAGTTTCTTCATACTACCCCCCAATGTTCATGGCCCGGCCTCGGCCTAGGACCATCGCCTCATGTTGTGACTCTCTATTCACTGCACGGTCTCGCAGCAGGCGAAGCTGGGCGGGCAATGACCGGAAGCAATGATCTTACCTGCGATCGGTCTGTTTACCGCGAGCACCGTCTTCCAAGCGGTGGATATTCATACACATCCACTACCTGGGCGCTACTATATCACACATGTCTTATGCTATGCAATCAAAGAATTCGGTTAAAAATACGAAAAATGGAGACGGCTTGCGGCCCGTTGAGAAAAAAAGCGGAGGTTCCGCAAAGAACCTCCGCGTATGCAGTTACACGAGGTATACCCATATCGATGGGATGGACCCTCGTGGTATGGCCTAGAGATCGCAGGGACGAACAGTCTTGCGACCGTTGGCGATCGCGCGTTTCTCGGCGCCCTTGATCAGATCCTGGACCTTCTTGTCGAGAGCCTCGTAGAAGTCGCCGGAGACGTTGCACTGCTTGACGGTTTCCTTGGTTTTGCTCTTGCTGATAATCATGTCTGCCTCATTTCCTCCTGAAAAAGGGACGTGCGGGTGTTGATGTCGTCGCGGGCCGGAGGATTGTGGCGAATCCAGACGCCCGTGTCAACGGTCATTCGCCTGCCTGCCGTCCGACAGAACGACTTTCCGGCCGCTTTTGCGGCACACAATCGTCTCGACAGGGTAGTCCGTCAAGCATAGTTTTTAGCGTCGACCCGGGCGTTCCGCCCTAAAGGCGCACCATTCCGAGGAGGCTCCATGTCCAGCGAGCGCATCACGAGCTACCTGTCGCAGCATCTCGACCGGCACGTCGCACGGCTGTGCGACTGGCTGCGTATACCCAGCATCAGCTCCCTTTCCGAGCACAAGGGCGAGACCCGGCGCGCCGCCGAATTCATCGCCGCCGAGCTGCGCGCACTCGGACTCGAGGTCGAACTCGTCGAGACAGCGGGCCATCCCCTGGTCTTCGCCCGGAGCGAGCAACGCCCGGACCGCAGGACCCTGCTGTTCTACGGACACTACGACGTGCAGCCCGTCGACCCGCTGGACCTGTGGGACTCGCCTCCGTTCGAGCCGCGCCTGGCCGACGACATCATCTACGCGCGCGGCGCCTGCGACGACAAGGGGCAGCTCTTCACCCACGTCAAGGCGCTGGAAGCGTACGTGGCCCAAGGCGTCGAGCTGCCGGTCAACGTGAAGTTCATCATCGAGGGCGAGGAGGAATGCGGCGGCCCCGCCGTCTACCGCTATACCGAGGAGAATGCCGACAAGCTGGCCTGCGACGCGGTCGTCATCAGCGACACGAGCCTCTACAACGCGGAGACCCCGGCCATCTGCTACAGTCTGAAGGGTCTGACCTACATGCAGATCGACCTGACGGGTCCCCGCGCGGACCTGCATTCGGGCAGCTTCGGCGGCGTGGTGCAGAATCCGGGCAACGCCCTGGCCGAGATCGTCGCCGCCCTGAAGGACGCCGACGGGCGCGTCCGCATCCCCGGCTTCTACGACGACGTGCTGGAAGTGGACGACACCGAACGCGCGGCCTTCGCCTCCCTGAACTACACCGACGAGGTGCTGCGCGCGGAGACCGGCGCGTCCGGTCCCTTCGGCGAGGCCGGCTACACCACCCTCGAACGCATGTGGGCTCGTCCGACCTGCGACGTGAACGGGCTGTGGAGCGGTTATAGCGGCGAGGGCGCCAAGACCATCGTGCCGGCCACCGCCGGCGCCAAGGTCAGCATGCGCCTGGTACCCAACCAGGAGCCAGGGAAGATCGCCGAGCTCTTCGAGAAGTACGTGCTGGAGATCGCGCCGTCCGGCGTGGACGTGAAGATCTCCTTCCTGCACGGCGCCAAGGCGGTGATGGTGCCGCGCGATTCGGAGATGATGCAGGCGGGCATGCGGGCCATGGAGCGCGGTTTCGGCAAGCGGCCGGTCTTCATCCGCGAGGGCGGGTCGATCCCCATCGTGGGCACGTTCCAATCGTGCCTGAAGACGCCGGTGCTGCTGCTGGGCTACGGGCTGCCCAACGACAACATCCATTCGCCCAACGAGAAGTTCCACGTCGAGAACTTTGCCAACGGGATCCGCACGACCGCCGCCCTGCTGGAGGAGGCCGCGCGCTGACCCCCGCGTGTTGACAAGCCAGGGTGGGGAGCTTAGATTCTCGCCGCCACAGGCGTCCCCGTCGTCTAACGGTTAGGACACCGGCTTTTCAAGCCGGCAATACGGGTTCGATTCCCGTCGGGGATGCCAATACCGCTCTTTGTTCCCCAGCCGCTATTTCTCCCCGTCGTCCAGCTCCTGCATGGCCCGCAGTATGCCGAGCGGGCTCGAGCCGAGGGCCATCTTCTGGAGCTGCGTCATACGCACATCGTCGTGTTCGTACTTCTTGCGCATGCGTTCCTGGAAGGCGGCGGTCAAGGTCTCCAACAGCTGGTCGAGGTCGAAGGGCTTCTGCAGGTAGCCGAAGGCGCCGAGCTTGCTGCAAGTGAAGGCCGATTCGAGCGAGCCGTGTCCCGTGAGGATGATCACTTCCAGGAACCGATGCTCCCGCTTGAGGATCTCGAGCAGGGCGCTGCCGTCCATGCCCGGCATGCGCAGGTCCACGACCGCGAGGTCGAAGCGCTCTTTCGCCGCGATCTCCAGGGCCCGATCGCCGTCGCACGCCTTGGTCACGTCGAAGCCGCGCTGTTCGAGGCGCTCGGCGATGGAGTCCAGGAACTCGGTCTCGTCGTCCACCATGAGCAATCTGATGTGCTTGTCCATCGTTCGACTCCTTCATCCCCTTGGCGGAGCGTCCCCCTGTCGGCGACGCTCCGCGGGCAGAGCAATGGTGATCGTCCGCCGGTCATCGGCTACACGGTCGTCGATGTCCGCCGCGAGCCGGCAAGCCAGGCGGGCCGGCTCGCCGGGAGGATCGGCTGACTCTTCCGGCTGCAGCGACGCCGGACCCGAGATACGGACGAGGCGGTCGTCGCCCTCGACAGCGGCGGACACCGCGATCTCGGCGCCGACAGGCGCGCTCTCCCAGAATGCCCGCAGATGGGCGAACACGGCCTGCGAGAGCAAAAAGGGATCACCCGTCAGCCAGATCTCGTCCGTGGCCGGCGCGCGCACCAGCCCGATGCGGCGACCCTGGGCGAGGCGCTCGCAGACGCCCACGATATCGTCGAGCAGGCCGTTCAATTCGAACCGGATCCGTGGATCGTCGGCGGTGTGGGCGAACCGGTTCAGGCGCGCGATGACATCCGCGGACCGCCGCGTCTGGCGGACGATCCGCGCATGGACGTCCTGCATCCGCTGCGCGTCGAATTCGCCGCCGCGCGCGACGAGCGCCAGATGGTCGTCGAGCAGCCCCGCGATCTGTTCGATGGTCGAGTTCACGTTGTTCAGCTCGTGCGAGACGCTCGCCGTCACGATCCCGAAGAACCGCAGCGAGGAACCCACGTCCGCGTCCCGCTGGTGATCGGTCATGGCGCTCCGCCTCCGCCGCGACGCTTCCGCTCGATGAGATCGATCAGGACCTCGATGCTGAAGGGCTTGAGTAGCACTTCCTCGCCTCCCTCGGGCAGGGCCGCGGCGCTCGCGGCGTCGCTGCCGTGTCCGGTGGCCATCAGCACCAGGATCCCGGGGAACTCGACGGCGATCAAATCCCTGAGCGAAAGCCCGTCCATGCCCGGCATCTTCAGGTCGATCACCACGACGTCGAAGCGTTCGCGCCGCAATTGCGACAGGGCGTCGGCGCCGCTCGTGGCGGCGGCCGCCGCCAGACCGCGGAATTCGAGACGTTCCACCATGGTGGTGACGAGCTCCTCTTCGTCGTCGACCAGCAATATCTTGTATTCCGCCATGCCACTCCTATGTGCTCGGAGCCTTGCGCGGCAGGACCACCGTGAAGACAGTGCCGGCGCCCAGCTCGCTCCGCACCGTGATCCTGCCGCCTAGCTTCCGTACCAGGTCGTAGGTGATCGACAGCCCCAGTCCCGTGCCGAACTCCCCCTTGGTGGAGTAGAACGGCTCGAAGATCGATTCCAGCTGATCCCCGGGAATGCCCGGCCCATCGTCGGCGATCGTGACCTCCACACGGTCGCCCGGGACCAACCGCAGGCTCAGCGTGAGCGTGCCGTGGTCGGGGATCACGGCGAAGGCGTTGTCGATGATGTTGAGGAAGACCTGCTGCAGCATGCCGCGATCGCTGAGGATCTGCGGCACGTCGGCCGCAAAATCACGGACCACCATGATGTTGCGATGGCTGGTCTCCTTGCCCAGGAAACCGAGCACGTTGGTCAGCAGGTCGCTCAGGCAGATCCGCTCCTCGCGGCGCTCCATGCGCCGCGTGAAACCCAGCAGCCGGTGGGTCACGGCGCTGCAGCGCGCGACCGAGCCGATGATGGAATCGACCGAACCGAGCACCTTCGCGCGGTTGGGATAGTCCGGGACGGCCGAGACAGTATCCTTCAGCAGCCCAGCCTTTTCGTTGATGATCGCCAGCGGGTTGTTGATCTCGTGGGCCACGCTGGCCGCTAGCCGGCCGATGGTCGCCATCTTGTTGGTGTATTCCGCGCTGTGCATCAGCTTGGCCTGCTGGATATCCGCTGCCCGGATCCTGCGGACGAGCACGGTCGCGCTCCACAGCACCACGATGATGATCAGGATGGAGCTGCCGGCCAGGAAGGAGAACAGCTCGGTGCGGGTGCGGAGCCACTCCCCGACCGGATCGACCCGGCGCTTGATCAGCATCAGCACGAAGGGGGTGTCGTCGATGTACTTGTAGCCGAGGATGTACGTCTGTCCCTTCTCGTCGTAATCCTCCACGACCTGTGTGTCCTGCGCGTAGGGCGGCACGGGCAGGGTGCAGTGGTCGAGCACCTCGCCGTGCAGGAGCGAGGAGGTCTGCAGGACGCCGTCGCGGTTGATCAGGAAAACGTCGCTGCCGCGGCCGAGATCGGCGATGGTCAGGTGCTGGGTCAGCAGGGCCATGTCGGCGGTCGCCCGCAGCACGTAGAAACCGCCCTGCTCGGTGTTCTGACGGATGGCGATCCCGAAATGCGGGAACTGGCGGTAGCCCAGGAAGACGTCGCTCAGGTGCATGCCG
This region includes:
- a CDS encoding YifB family Mg chelatase-like AAA ATPase, with translation MVQRVHSGAVYGIDGYDVTVEVDVRRGLPTFQIVGLPGTTLRESRERVLSAMRNSGLSWPSGRVTVNLAPADVQKQGAAVDVAIAVGISACSRDDPPPPVRRDAVLLGELSLNGELRPVRGLLSIVTAAAGRGASVFVVPGVQAWQARLVPGITVLGADHLADVVAWHRTGAGLRECEDADEPRRAPEAPREAVSFFALSAPAARRLAVLAAAGRHDTLLVGPPGTGKTRLCRTIGALTPACSCEEAVEVTRIQGAAGLARRAHLCGERPFRAPHHTVTRAGLIGGGAGLRAGEVTLAHHGALFLDELAEFAPAVLDALREPLEEGRVAVSRGPGARFWPANFQFLGAMNPCRCGSFGSSRRACCCTASARARYGNRLSGPLLDRIDLFVEMEEAADWTLHDGVVEPRAVSALWEEARSQVTTAYARLNRISGAAGGSRRSPELSECRRWLDRDSADYLDRAKRSLGLSIRSLIRTARVAHTVAALAGRHRVRRSDVAEALSFRREALPTLSRR
- a CDS encoding DUF1931 domain-containing protein; translation: MIISKSKTKETVKQCNVSGDFYEALDKKVQDLIKGAEKRAIANGRKTVRPCDL
- a CDS encoding dipeptidase; protein product: MSSERITSYLSQHLDRHVARLCDWLRIPSISSLSEHKGETRRAAEFIAAELRALGLEVELVETAGHPLVFARSEQRPDRRTLLFYGHYDVQPVDPLDLWDSPPFEPRLADDIIYARGACDDKGQLFTHVKALEAYVAQGVELPVNVKFIIEGEEECGGPAVYRYTEENADKLACDAVVISDTSLYNAETPAICYSLKGLTYMQIDLTGPRADLHSGSFGGVVQNPGNALAEIVAALKDADGRVRIPGFYDDVLEVDDTERAAFASLNYTDEVLRAETGASGPFGEAGYTTLERMWARPTCDVNGLWSGYSGEGAKTIVPATAGAKVSMRLVPNQEPGKIAELFEKYVLEIAPSGVDVKISFLHGAKAVMVPRDSEMMQAGMRAMERGFGKRPVFIREGGSIPIVGTFQSCLKTPVLLLGYGLPNDNIHSPNEKFHVENFANGIRTTAALLEEAAR
- a CDS encoding response regulator encodes the protein MDKHIRLLMVDDETEFLDSIAERLEQRGFDVTKACDGDRALEIAAKERFDLAVVDLRMPGMDGSALLEILKREHRFLEVIILTGHGSLESAFTCSKLGAFGYLQKPFDLDQLLETLTAAFQERMRKKYEHDDVRMTQLQKMALGSSPLGILRAMQELDDGEK
- a CDS encoding response regulator, giving the protein MAEYKILLVDDEEELVTTMVERLEFRGLAAAAATSGADALSQLRRERFDVVVIDLKMPGMDGLSLRDLIAVEFPGILVLMATGHGSDAASAAALPEGGEEVLLKPFSIEVLIDLIERKRRGGGGAP
- a CDS encoding two-component sensor histidine kinase, with product MNAREQRNDFRDFFLKMALPWKLPARKKESPDKDLKRYRRVWRYAVTLTLVVSLTPLVIMTGANYFLFRSNISAEIRYEVSRNVTNIARSLEFTIAERTSALKLLASEDTAAQLSSNASLRRTLENLKRSFGGFVDLGLIDSRGSQLFYNGPFDLEGADYADQDWFHEVKVRGMHLSDVFLGYRQFPHFGIAIRQNTEQGGFYVLRATADMALLTQHLTIADLGRGSDVFLINRDGVLQTSSLLHGEVLDHCTLPVPPYAQDTQVVEDYDEKGQTYILGYKYIDDTPFVLMLIKRRVDPVGEWLRTRTELFSFLAGSSILIIIVVLWSATVLVRRIRAADIQQAKLMHSAEYTNKMATIGRLAASVAHEINNPLAIINEKAGLLKDTVSAVPDYPNRAKVLGSVDSIIGSVARCSAVTHRLLGFTRRMERREERICLSDLLTNVLGFLGKETSHRNIMVVRDFAADVPQILSDRGMLQQVFLNIIDNAFAVIPDHGTLTLSLRLVPGDRVEVTIADDGPGIPGDQLESIFEPFYSTKGEFGTGLGLSITYDLVRKLGGRITVRSELGAGTVFTVVLPRKAPST